A region of uncultured Fibrobacter sp. DNA encodes the following proteins:
- a CDS encoding Hsp70 family protein, protein MSEYIGIDFGTTRSTIVIYKDSQDTRGIRDGITQLGNPILSIAAVNKTNGKCYYGIDAKSKISEEYDYIPSLKDLLSDKYKYDRNYGGVAVTRDSILKGYFEHIKTIVERPGELEIVMAVPNDFPMVRRCILRSAAEAAGFKIKTFITEPIAAFFASYSHLTGYNESAILRNYENVAIFDWGGGTLDVTVMQRSGRIVKELAKKRMDCAGNAIDERVARCVHQWISEKTGKNKSFEDMTLKTQNRMKIFVEGAKIKLNGQQNVESVMVSHGDYDDYGEVEQEITKESFNKCIEYIIDAAIETLRKTINESKLGIGGIDKILLVGGSSKLLLLQKKMKAEFGDKLLISSGDSDWGVSIGAALLSSAPGDFIVNQDVSLRLNDGDVYPLIKKEERISKYQKNPQPFYFGKVDDSAKAVFTFTGSEDIDKSPEKYLGIQTANIWDELIQLEVSIDENMIVNIVASCQGLPDGARCWSYANLSCCYELPND, encoded by the coding sequence ATGTCTGAATACATAGGAATTGATTTTGGGACAACCCGAAGCACGATCGTCATTTACAAGGACTCCCAAGATACTAGGGGCATTAGAGACGGAATAACACAATTGGGAAATCCCATTCTTTCTATTGCCGCCGTAAATAAGACTAATGGCAAGTGCTATTATGGAATAGATGCCAAAAGTAAAATTAGTGAGGAATATGACTATATACCCTCCCTAAAAGATTTATTGTCCGACAAGTACAAGTATGACCGTAATTATGGCGGCGTTGCTGTTACTAGGGATTCGATTCTCAAAGGCTATTTTGAACACATAAAAACTATCGTTGAGCGACCTGGCGAGTTAGAAATAGTCATGGCGGTTCCCAATGATTTCCCGATGGTTCGCAGGTGTATCTTGCGTTCTGCGGCAGAGGCTGCTGGATTTAAAATAAAAACTTTTATAACTGAGCCAATTGCGGCATTCTTTGCGAGCTATTCGCATTTGACAGGTTATAACGAGTCTGCAATTTTAAGAAATTATGAAAATGTCGCGATTTTTGACTGGGGTGGTGGTACCCTGGATGTGACCGTGATGCAACGTTCAGGTAGAATTGTGAAAGAACTGGCTAAAAAACGCATGGATTGTGCCGGTAATGCAATTGATGAGCGTGTTGCTCGGTGTGTTCATCAATGGATTTCTGAGAAAACAGGGAAAAATAAATCGTTTGAAGATATGACCTTAAAGACTCAGAACCGAATGAAAATATTTGTAGAAGGAGCTAAAATTAAGCTCAACGGTCAACAGAATGTTGAATCAGTGATGGTCTCTCATGGTGATTACGATGATTATGGTGAAGTTGAGCAGGAAATCACAAAAGAATCATTCAATAAATGTATAGAATACATTATCGATGCCGCTATAGAAACATTAAGAAAAACTATTAATGAATCAAAATTGGGTATTGGTGGCATTGATAAGATTCTCCTAGTGGGGGGGAGTAGTAAACTCCTCCTTCTGCAGAAAAAAATGAAGGCTGAGTTTGGCGACAAACTGCTGATATCATCAGGCGATTCCGATTGGGGTGTTTCTATTGGCGCCGCCTTGCTTTCTTCTGCACCTGGCGATTTTATTGTGAATCAGGATGTTTCGCTTCGCCTAAACGATGGCGATGTTTACCCGCTTATAAAGAAGGAAGAACGAATTTCAAAATATCAAAAAAATCCTCAGCCTTTTTACTTTGGAAAAGTAGATGATTCCGCAAAGGCTGTTTTTACATTTACCGGATCAGAAGATATTGACAAAAGTCCGGAGAAGTATCTTGGAATTCAGACTGCGAATATATGGGATGAGTTGATTCAGCTTGAAGTTTCGATAGATGAAAATATGATTGTAAATATTGTTGCTTCATGTCAAGGCTTGCCCGATGGCGCTCGGTGTTGGTCTTATGCAAATTTGTCTTGCTGTTACGAACTTCCGAATGACTAA
- a CDS encoding Z1 domain-containing protein: MKSIFTSDEQKEKAEILKAEFNEKLKQLVGSNYCVEIRKIVPPPVKDSDGFAKIYPHFCETIPYSKELQECIEGTIAKLYESGLSPSEAKKPGLLLGKIQSGKTRAFVGCMARAFDNGVDACIILTKGTNALVDQTVKRMKYDFRECKRDALPKIFPTVSIYDIMKKRVPLRKSLINGEKNVYIAKKQDENMQILLDVFLNSELREKNILIIDDEADFVSRAFMKKKSDVKEGVIASQIDKLIEGLPNCRYLQVTATPYSLYLQPDNYVDVSNGRVVPFRPRFTALVPIHDKYVGSKQYFVESQDDQSMYSSLYHEVAPDCIACLTTDKKVHGHFIKRGILVKNVENSPKIKDLRWSVMHYFVASAIREIQEENLGHDSYHTSYVMHVGTDKLDHAWEADLIETLLNSWADSLATPGADIAGFNTLFDEIYENLEKSISLGRAHASTASDEKILTIPDKDVVYTRVLELIQNEEYNVQLVNSDQNVQSLLDDNGQLELTHKLNLFIGAFVLDRGITINHLLVFFYGREPQTKQQATVLQHCRMYGNRSLNDMAVTRLYSQRTLYNVLKKVNEMDDMMRERFAATINDPKADPSIEFVICDKSNGIIPCNMNSVALSKGVVWKAGKFVLPSGQQTINSVARLRELVRQIGHYFAGKTERVCFEIDAKDAIAMVNLAKEQFVYSSKYENKDCEWDGLDMITLIDRLKDSNGKILVYTRTGCNTSRVRSDGNGFIDAPLDGQKESPYLKAQATNVPVLAMQLNEGKKVQGWLGEPFYWPVLCLPQSMDSIMYCPR, from the coding sequence ATGAAGTCCATCTTTACATCTGACGAACAAAAAGAGAAAGCTGAAATACTTAAAGCGGAATTCAACGAAAAGCTAAAGCAACTTGTTGGGTCCAATTACTGTGTTGAAATTCGGAAAATTGTTCCGCCACCTGTTAAAGATTCGGATGGTTTCGCAAAAATATACCCCCATTTTTGCGAAACCATTCCGTATAGCAAAGAATTACAAGAATGTATTGAAGGTACAATTGCAAAACTTTATGAATCAGGATTGTCCCCTTCCGAAGCAAAGAAACCTGGATTGCTGCTAGGAAAAATCCAGTCGGGAAAGACTCGTGCGTTTGTCGGATGTATGGCGCGTGCTTTTGACAATGGAGTGGATGCCTGTATTATATTGACAAAAGGAACAAACGCTCTTGTTGATCAGACCGTGAAACGTATGAAATACGATTTCAGAGAGTGTAAAAGGGATGCCCTTCCTAAAATTTTCCCGACGGTATCAATCTATGATATAATGAAAAAACGTGTCCCGTTAAGGAAGTCCCTGATCAATGGCGAAAAGAATGTTTATATTGCAAAGAAGCAAGATGAAAACATGCAGATTCTTTTGGATGTTTTCTTAAACTCCGAACTTAGAGAAAAGAATATCCTTATTATTGACGATGAAGCCGACTTTGTGTCAAGAGCTTTTATGAAGAAGAAAAGCGATGTCAAAGAAGGGGTTATCGCTTCACAGATTGACAAACTGATAGAAGGACTTCCGAATTGTCGTTATTTGCAGGTAACGGCAACGCCGTATTCATTATATCTGCAGCCGGATAATTACGTAGATGTTTCCAATGGTAGGGTCGTTCCGTTTCGCCCGAGATTTACTGCCCTTGTGCCGATACATGACAAATATGTTGGATCAAAGCAGTATTTTGTTGAATCCCAAGACGACCAATCAATGTATAGTAGCCTGTACCATGAGGTTGCACCTGACTGCATTGCTTGCCTAACTACTGATAAGAAAGTTCACGGACATTTCATTAAAAGAGGCATATTGGTCAAAAATGTAGAGAATTCTCCCAAAATAAAGGATTTGCGCTGGTCTGTTATGCATTACTTTGTTGCATCGGCCATACGTGAAATACAGGAAGAAAATCTTGGGCATGATTCTTATCATACAAGCTATGTCATGCATGTTGGTACAGATAAGCTGGACCATGCTTGGGAAGCTGATCTGATAGAAACGTTGCTGAATTCTTGGGCTGATTCCTTGGCAACACCCGGTGCTGACATAGCTGGATTTAATACATTGTTTGATGAAATATATGAGAACCTTGAAAAATCTATTTCTTTGGGACGTGCACATGCATCGACTGCTTCTGACGAAAAAATTTTAACCATTCCTGACAAAGATGTCGTGTATACAAGAGTCCTGGAGTTGATTCAAAACGAAGAATACAATGTCCAATTAGTCAATTCTGACCAGAATGTACAAAGTTTGCTAGATGATAATGGACAACTTGAATTAACTCATAAACTAAACTTGTTTATTGGAGCCTTTGTTCTTGATCGTGGCATTACCATTAACCATTTATTGGTTTTTTTTTATGGAAGAGAACCTCAAACCAAACAACAGGCTACTGTTTTGCAACATTGCCGAATGTACGGAAATCGTTCTCTGAATGACATGGCAGTCACCCGTTTGTATTCGCAAAGAACTCTGTACAATGTCCTAAAAAAAGTCAATGAAATGGACGATATGATGAGGGAACGCTTTGCGGCGACAATAAACGATCCCAAAGCTGATCCGAGTATTGAATTTGTTATTTGCGATAAGAGTAATGGAATTATTCCCTGTAATATGAATAGTGTTGCTCTTTCGAAGGGGGTTGTTTGGAAGGCTGGAAAATTTGTATTACCCTCTGGGCAACAGACGATCAATTCAGTGGCGAGGTTGAGAGAACTTGTTAGACAAATTGGACACTATTTTGCGGGGAAGACTGAGCGCGTGTGCTTTGAAATTGATGCGAAGGATGCTATAGCTATGGTAAATTTGGCTAAAGAACAGTTTGTTTATAGTTCAAAATATGAAAATAAGGATTGTGAGTGGGACGGCTTGGATATGATTACGTTAATTGACCGCCTTAAAGATTCCAATGGAAAGATTCTTGTTTATACAAGAACTGGTTGCAATACTAGTCGTGTGAGATCCGATGGCAATGGCTTTATTGATGCTCCGTTAGATGGTCAAAAGGAAAGCCCTTATTTGAAAGCGCAAGCAACAAATGTACCCGTTCTGGCGATGCAATTGAATGAAGGCAAAAAGGTGCAAGGTTGGTTGGGAGAGCCGTTCTATTGGCCGGTGCTGTGTTTGCCGCAATCCATGGACAGTATTATGTATTGCCCTCGTTAA
- a CDS encoding UvrD-helicase domain-containing protein, which translates to MKILVLENVIRCTNLFGEYGKHAVSKEVLAQIFAELQNLVNLERNGGIQSLKDYLNMNNGKSMKGGGEHVWKYQLNDGDRILYTWGKYLSYLQDEDKDSLVLLAYAVHDKQGLAGQKLPAEQHYEDAREILKKRSEFTEADIKSQEDYNAFCDIVFDVPYQANHVIYVVSDENLATLDLRNLDFKLSKKQSEIIENYQKKQQPTLILGGAGTGKTVLAVHLLNDFASEKKCAYFTQSKELLNSVENKYKSICAHPEGADPEFWDINEFCRSVLDEGKWSRKNFVETSQFLNDFVANDKNVQHVLEKYSLTPIDLWTEIRGVIKGGTKSDWTRTKLLDSTKLAPEYIEPFRVLNSKGLIKRNDADKRLFELDPKWKSIDYEQYDLPDEATEFLNYLIEYFASFDTSKTEMSFDDYETLNEEVSMVEQYARKDIYCKCYEKYKQWLRVRGFYDDNDLALNAIAKLHEDFTGPQNEPVEKMFDFVVVDEIQDYTELQIYLISRLVDSRRLILAGDSKQIVNPTVFNERKLCRLFHDENQRIELKTEFLTQNFRCQKEVVAVANRIVTKRREKIGAQKHDVDEDGCRDGEKPLCLAWNENNVKKMLGELLKYPSVALLVPNDNVRNQIINLYGEEKYRNAQNSLIYTIAEIKGMEYRYVVCCNVLSAYDSMWNEIMGQRTAKKTRYRYYFNLFYVSVTRAQEFLCVMEQNEKSLLYSDLKSTEGLLCCEQSFDVRKLFLDQLRNEDTDWYADAEDNEDAGNYLRALESYRKANADNEDIWRCMAKLAEQERDYDKCVKYLLILDPDDKKVNQIDNLKKYMEEVEESSELRKIGEVYLQPGIFYKSGLDLNVALKSVYGDSDSQEFMTALNEFVRKMNSYMGSLINV; encoded by the coding sequence ATGAAAATCCTTGTACTTGAAAACGTTATTCGCTGTACGAATCTTTTTGGTGAGTATGGTAAGCATGCCGTATCTAAGGAAGTTTTGGCACAAATATTTGCGGAACTTCAAAATCTTGTGAACTTAGAACGAAATGGCGGCATCCAAAGCTTGAAAGATTACCTCAATATGAATAATGGTAAATCGATGAAGGGCGGCGGAGAACACGTTTGGAAATATCAGCTTAATGATGGGGATAGGATTCTTTATACTTGGGGGAAATACCTGTCATATTTACAAGATGAAGATAAAGATTCTCTTGTATTACTTGCTTATGCGGTTCATGATAAGCAAGGATTGGCTGGACAAAAGCTCCCGGCAGAGCAACATTATGAAGATGCTCGCGAAATATTGAAAAAACGTTCTGAATTTACAGAGGCTGACATCAAGTCTCAGGAAGATTATAATGCTTTCTGCGATATTGTATTTGATGTTCCGTATCAGGCTAATCATGTAATTTATGTTGTGAGTGACGAAAATCTTGCAACGCTTGATTTGAGAAACCTTGATTTTAAGTTGTCGAAGAAACAGAGCGAAATAATTGAAAATTATCAGAAAAAACAGCAGCCTACTTTGATTTTGGGCGGTGCGGGAACGGGTAAGACCGTTCTTGCTGTGCATTTATTGAATGATTTCGCCTCAGAAAAGAAATGCGCTTATTTTACACAGTCGAAGGAATTGCTGAATTCTGTAGAAAATAAATACAAGTCTATTTGTGCTCATCCGGAAGGTGCAGATCCAGAATTTTGGGACATCAACGAATTTTGTCGCTCAGTTTTAGATGAAGGAAAATGGAGCCGTAAGAATTTTGTTGAAACCTCGCAATTTTTAAATGACTTCGTTGCAAACGATAAAAATGTTCAGCACGTATTGGAAAAGTATAGCCTTACTCCGATTGACTTGTGGACTGAAATTCGAGGGGTCATAAAGGGTGGTACAAAGTCCGATTGGACTAGAACGAAATTACTGGATTCCACGAAATTAGCCCCTGAATACATAGAGCCTTTTAGAGTGCTGAATAGCAAAGGCTTGATTAAAAGGAACGATGCTGACAAAAGATTGTTTGAGCTAGATCCGAAGTGGAAATCTATTGATTATGAACAATATGATTTGCCTGATGAAGCTACAGAATTTTTAAACTATTTGATTGAATACTTCGCTAGTTTTGACACAAGCAAAACGGAAATGTCCTTTGATGACTACGAGACATTGAATGAAGAAGTCTCCATGGTTGAGCAGTATGCTCGTAAAGATATTTATTGCAAGTGCTACGAAAAATACAAACAATGGCTGAGAGTTCGTGGGTTTTATGATGATAATGATTTGGCTTTAAATGCTATTGCAAAGCTGCATGAGGATTTTACAGGCCCGCAAAACGAACCTGTGGAAAAGATGTTTGATTTTGTCGTGGTAGATGAAATTCAGGATTATACGGAGTTGCAGATTTATTTGATTAGTCGGCTTGTCGACAGTAGGCGCCTTATTTTGGCGGGCGATAGTAAGCAAATCGTTAATCCGACCGTGTTTAATGAGCGCAAGTTGTGCCGATTGTTCCATGATGAAAATCAAAGAATTGAATTGAAAACTGAATTCCTGACACAGAATTTTAGGTGTCAGAAAGAAGTTGTTGCTGTTGCTAATAGGATTGTGACCAAGCGTAGAGAAAAAATTGGTGCGCAAAAACATGATGTGGATGAAGATGGCTGTCGAGATGGCGAAAAGCCTTTGTGCTTGGCGTGGAATGAAAATAATGTAAAAAAAATGCTTGGGGAGTTGCTTAAATACCCCAGTGTCGCTTTGCTTGTTCCGAACGACAATGTTAGAAATCAGATAATAAATCTTTATGGTGAAGAAAAATATCGCAATGCTCAGAACTCGTTGATTTATACAATTGCAGAAATCAAGGGTATGGAGTATAGGTATGTTGTCTGCTGTAATGTCTTGAGTGCTTATGATTCCATGTGGAACGAAATTATGGGCCAAAGAACAGCGAAAAAGACAAGGTATCGTTATTATTTCAATTTGTTCTATGTCTCGGTAACAAGGGCTCAGGAATTTCTGTGTGTCATGGAACAGAATGAAAAGAGCCTGCTTTACTCGGATTTGAAATCGACTGAAGGTTTATTATGTTGCGAACAGTCCTTTGATGTCCGTAAACTATTCCTAGATCAGTTGAGGAATGAAGATACGGACTGGTATGCTGATGCTGAGGATAATGAAGATGCAGGGAACTATCTCCGTGCATTGGAAAGCTATCGGAAAGCGAATGCGGATAATGAGGATATATGGCGTTGTATGGCCAAGTTGGCGGAACAGGAAAGAGATTATGACAAGTGCGTAAAGTACTTGTTGATTTTGGATCCAGATGATAAGAAAGTTAATCAGATTGATAATCTTAAGAAGTATATGGAAGAAGTAGAAGAATCCTCTGAATTGAGAAAAATTGGGGAAGTCTATTTGCAACCGGGAATCTTCTACAAATCAGGATTGGACTTGAATGTTGCTCTGAAGAGTGTTTACGGAGATTCTGATTCTCAGGAATTTATGACGGCTCTAAATGAGTTTGTCAGAAAAATGAATTCGTATATGGGTTCATTGATTAACGTTTAA
- a CDS encoding helicase-related protein encodes MQSLISKSKELRALVGYFYFSGIGPLHDAIKENPDIKLKVLVGMEAEEHMGKIIEIAKTHSGMVSQEYKDAFLDSLHNVFASKGVDDETFFERNKLFVDLLREGRLEIRKTREPNHAKMYLFTMKNDEVDWLTGSANLTWSALEKQNEVNVDINSFDYDRASILFDKWWDDAIPLTDDDTKERIIKILVNESVIALVTPFEAYAKVVKTIAEKENITDKNLEERIDRILKDAGFNNFKYQSDAVLAALNILNRNENKQNGVIIADVVGLGKSIIASLLGNLLTGNGLVICPPNLRGDSKSGWEMYLNKFKLSQRGWYTESLGRIESDFEGFWDEVKERDYGTIIIDEAHRFRNQETDSYSKLWRICNGRNVILLTATPFNNSPADFAALLQLFTDLRNSDLIAGGDLQQKFQDLTVAFVAASYLLAHLFDKEGKYFDECMRKWKILFGDEPLDIVDIKDPNKVAKIRRRLLYIIQKISNEVREIIAPVTIRRNRLDIKANPDYAKDVKEMSKVVPPKEQFFELTPEQNNFYDRVINEYLSDTTFTGAAYRPYAYNTASSNDEQSDNVQQEGMYKFMRRLLVRRFESSFGAFAKTVANAIQYYRHVKQIAITKGIVFQSRKFLDRFTTLCENDATPAEFDNFFEEIARTEQARTSRDKDEIYDVANKCFDKKKFFADLDKDIGTFENILKEIDYLNLLKEDPKALQLINIVRSVLNCKHKDLDNVTGRKVIIFSEYRDTIDHVKRYFDKSDYAERVLAPESASDEVLDNFDASREKQKNNFDVLLVSDRFSEGLNLSRAGLVINYDIPWNPTRVIQRIGRINRIGQKVFDKLYIFNYFPTEQGSDVIHSREIAANKMAMIHKILGEDAQVLAADEDNPKPSRLYEMVNADPEDADEMSPLTQIKLEWANIQKDHPEIAERVNSLPNRIKSASAAKEDADVGFYVLKKKGSLLWSVFQNEAGERKLIHAIDLAMRLKCKVNEDALPINQDFWDAYKELSELDPKSIEQGNTSTMPKNDAYAKAKKVIVEALSVASPGSDIYEFLQIIQDDLDNWRTIPRYDLKIIANCEGRDLDGLYERLGYLREMLQKSKDNRRAQREESKKEDEVVIGVQKV; translated from the coding sequence CCGCAAGACCCGCGAACCCAACCACGCCAAAATGTACCTGTTCACCATGAAAAATGACGAGGTGGATTGGCTCACCGGTTCTGCAAACCTCACCTGGAGCGCCCTTGAAAAGCAAAATGAAGTCAATGTAGATATCAACAGCTTTGATTACGACCGTGCAAGCATCCTTTTTGACAAGTGGTGGGATGACGCCATTCCTTTGACGGACGACGATACCAAGGAACGCATTATCAAGATTCTGGTAAACGAGTCGGTCATTGCTCTAGTAACACCATTTGAGGCCTACGCCAAAGTGGTCAAAACCATTGCCGAAAAAGAAAACATTACCGACAAGAATCTCGAAGAACGCATTGACCGCATACTGAAGGATGCGGGATTTAATAATTTTAAATACCAGAGCGACGCCGTACTTGCCGCATTAAACATTCTTAACAGGAATGAAAATAAGCAGAATGGCGTTATCATCGCCGATGTGGTTGGCCTTGGCAAGTCCATTATTGCAAGCCTGTTAGGCAATTTACTTACAGGGAACGGCCTTGTCATTTGTCCTCCGAACTTAAGAGGAGATTCTAAATCCGGTTGGGAGATGTATCTCAACAAATTCAAACTTTCACAACGCGGATGGTACACAGAATCATTAGGAAGAATTGAATCCGACTTTGAAGGATTCTGGGACGAGGTCAAAGAACGCGATTACGGAACCATCATTATTGACGAAGCTCACCGTTTTCGCAACCAAGAAACCGACAGTTACTCCAAGCTCTGGCGTATTTGCAACGGTCGAAATGTTATCCTACTAACAGCAACTCCGTTTAACAATAGTCCTGCAGATTTTGCCGCTCTGTTGCAGTTGTTTACCGACTTAAGGAATTCAGACTTAATTGCAGGCGGAGATTTACAACAAAAATTCCAGGATCTTACAGTCGCATTCGTAGCGGCAAGCTACCTTCTCGCCCATCTTTTTGATAAAGAAGGAAAATACTTTGACGAATGCATGCGAAAATGGAAAATTCTTTTTGGCGATGAACCTTTAGACATTGTTGATATTAAAGATCCCAATAAAGTTGCAAAAATCCGTAGAAGACTATTATACATCATTCAAAAAATTTCTAACGAGGTCCGCGAGATTATCGCTCCCGTCACGATCCGCCGTAACAGACTCGATATCAAAGCGAACCCGGATTACGCAAAAGATGTAAAGGAGATGTCAAAGGTCGTTCCACCCAAGGAGCAATTCTTTGAACTCACCCCAGAACAAAACAACTTCTATGACCGTGTCATTAATGAATACTTAAGCGACACAACATTTACGGGTGCCGCCTACAGGCCATACGCATACAATACAGCAAGTTCCAACGACGAACAAAGCGATAACGTACAGCAGGAAGGCATGTACAAGTTTATGCGGCGTTTGTTAGTTCGCCGTTTTGAAAGTTCTTTCGGAGCATTCGCAAAAACTGTCGCCAACGCCATCCAGTATTATCGACATGTAAAACAAATTGCCATCACCAAGGGAATTGTTTTTCAAAGCCGCAAATTCTTAGATCGTTTCACGACTCTTTGCGAAAATGATGCTACCCCTGCGGAATTTGACAATTTCTTTGAAGAAATTGCCCGTACCGAACAAGCCCGCACTAGCCGCGACAAAGATGAAATTTACGATGTCGCGAACAAGTGTTTCGACAAGAAAAAGTTCTTTGCCGATCTCGACAAGGATATCGGAACATTCGAAAACATCCTTAAGGAAATCGATTACCTGAACCTATTGAAGGAAGACCCAAAGGCGTTACAGCTCATAAATATCGTCAGGAGCGTCCTCAATTGCAAACACAAGGACTTGGACAATGTAACCGGTCGTAAAGTCATCATATTCTCGGAATACCGCGACACCATAGACCACGTCAAGAGATACTTCGACAAATCAGATTACGCCGAACGAGTTTTAGCACCAGAATCCGCAAGCGATGAAGTTCTTGACAACTTTGACGCATCGCGAGAAAAGCAAAAAAATAATTTTGATGTTTTGCTAGTTTCGGACCGTTTTAGCGAAGGATTGAACCTTAGCCGTGCAGGACTCGTCATTAACTACGACATTCCCTGGAATCCGACGAGAGTTATCCAGCGAATTGGACGAATTAATCGTATCGGTCAAAAAGTATTTGACAAACTGTACATCTTCAACTATTTCCCGACAGAGCAAGGTAGTGATGTTATTCATTCTAGGGAAATCGCTGCAAACAAGATGGCCATGATTCACAAGATTCTTGGAGAAGACGCCCAGGTACTAGCCGCTGACGAAGACAATCCTAAGCCATCTCGCCTATACGAAATGGTGAACGCCGACCCTGAAGACGCTGATGAAATGTCCCCGCTCACCCAAATTAAACTTGAATGGGCAAACATTCAAAAAGACCACCCAGAAATCGCCGAAAGGGTGAATTCTCTCCCTAACCGAATCAAGAGTGCTTCGGCAGCAAAAGAAGATGCTGACGTCGGCTTTTATGTTCTCAAGAAAAAGGGATCTCTCCTTTGGAGTGTTTTCCAGAACGAAGCTGGCGAGCGCAAGTTAATTCACGCAATCGATTTGGCGATGCGCCTAAAATGCAAAGTCAACGAGGATGCTCTACCAATCAACCAGGATTTCTGGGACGCCTATAAAGAACTTTCTGAACTTGACCCCAAGAGCATTGAGCAAGGGAACACCAGTACCATGCCCAAAAACGACGCCTACGCCAAGGCAAAGAAAGTCATTGTAGAAGCACTGAGCGTCGCATCTCCTGGATCCGACATTTACGAATTCCTACAGATTATCCAAGACGATTTGGATAATTGGCGCACTATACCGCGCTATGACCTCAAGATTATAGCCAACTGCGAAGGAAGAGACCTTGACGGATTGTACGAGAGATTAGGCTACTTACGTGAAATGCTACAAAAATCTAAAGACAATCGCAGAGCCCAACGTGAAGAATCCAAAAAAGAAGACGAAGTTGTGATTGGCGTGCAGAAGGTCTAG